From the Candidatus Brocadiia bacterium genome, one window contains:
- a CDS encoding DapH/DapD/GlmU-related protein, with amino-acid sequence MDIFIHRTAKVGKNSSIGQYAVIEGDVRIGRNCDIGHHVVIKSGTVIGDNVRIDEHTVIGKQPMKAKRSATTKVQSLPPARIGNNVLIGASVIIYCGCKIGNDILIADFASIRENVAIGNETIIGRGVAIENKCSIGKRCKVETEVYICAYSTVSDDCFIAPEVTFTNDNFLARTKERFKHFKGPTLKRGARIGANATILPGRTLGPDCLVAAGSVVTKDVPARTVVMGAPARPIRPVPKEQLLENQ; translated from the coding sequence ATGGATATATTCATTCACCGAACGGCCAAGGTCGGCAAGAACTCATCTATAGGCCAGTATGCGGTCATCGAGGGTGATGTGCGCATCGGCCGGAATTGCGACATCGGACATCACGTGGTCATCAAAAGCGGCACCGTCATCGGAGATAATGTCCGGATAGACGAGCATACCGTCATCGGCAAACAACCGATGAAGGCCAAGCGCTCGGCTACCACCAAAGTCCAGTCCCTGCCGCCGGCCCGCATCGGCAACAATGTCCTGATCGGCGCTTCGGTCATCATCTATTGCGGCTGTAAAATCGGCAACGATATTCTCATCGCCGATTTCGCATCCATCCGGGAAAACGTGGCCATCGGCAACGAGACCATCATCGGCCGGGGCGTGGCCATAGAAAACAAATGCTCCATCGGCAAGCGCTGCAAGGTCGAGACCGAGGTTTATATCTGCGCTTATTCCACGGTCAGTGACGACTGCTTCATCGCGCCGGAAGTAACCTTCACCAACGATAACTTCCTAGCCCGGACCAAAGAACGGTTCAAGCATTTCAAGGGACCGACCCTGAAGCGCGGCGCCCGTATCGGCGCCAATGCCACCATCCTGCCCGGACGAACGCTCGGACCGGACTGCCTGGTGGCGGCTGGGTCTGTCGTGACCAAAGACGTGCCGGCCCGGACGGTGGTGATGGGCGCTCCGGCCAGGCCAATCAGGCCGGTGCCTAAGGAACAACTGCTGGAGAATCAATAA